The stretch of DNA TTGTGATTTGGAAGTCTAGGACCATAACAATTGATAATCAGAGCCTTGTTCTTCGGAATCCCCCAAATTTTTCCCGAAATCGCGAGTTCCATCCGAATCCACCCAATTTTTTTCCTCCAAATCGAATTGAGCCATGGTGGAGATGGATGATCTCTGTGCTTCGATGTCGAGGATGGAGGAGAAGTTGCGGCGGATGAACGAGATCCTAGATCGCATGAATGGAGTCGCGCTGTCCCCGTCCTCAAGCACGGCATCAGCGTCCTTGACTCCAACTTCGGCGCAAGTTGCCGCATCGGCGTCCTCCATCCCGACCTCGACGCAGGTCGCGGCATCGGCGTCCTccacctaggggtggtaatgggtcatggccctagtggtctcttcacagcccaataaagcccttaaaatttttagttcaaaaatacatatgtttagagcccggcccttttagggcccgatcacACCTACCTCCACCCCCACCTCGGCGAAGGTCGCGGCATCAGCGCCCTCCACTCCGACCTCGGCGCAGGTAGCCGCCAGCCTTGCGTCGGCCCCTTTACCTACACCCGCGAGCGCCACGACGGCCGGCGTTGTCGGCTCCAACGCGCGCTCACCGATGGCTCCTTCGCCCCCGACATCCACCACCTCGGGTGTGGCTCGACACCTGCATCCGCAACGGCGCCAAGAAGGACCGCGTCTTCTGTGCCATCGACACCGTGCCCACCGTCCGCAGCAAGGCTGACTGAGTCATGCGCtggatcgacggcggcgagcgttTTGCCGgccgcctcgtcgccgtcgcctgcGTCGAGGGTATCTGCTTCTCGGGCTCCCTCTGCGCCATCTCCTAGCTCAAGAGGAGCGACCTCATGCCCGGCCTCAGCTTCTCCAACGAACTCATCTTCCACGACAAGGGCGTGCACTGCGATTTCACCTTCCTCCTGTACGACCTCCTCCGCAGCAAGCAGGACGAGGCCCGCGTCCGCGAGATCGTCGCCGATGTTGTCGACATCGAGCGCGAGTTCGTCTGCGACGCGCTCCCTGTCGCGCTCGTCGGCATGAATGGCGCCCTCATGAACCGGTACACCAAGTTCATCACCGTCCGCGTGCTCATAGCACTTTGGGTGCAGAAGCTAAGGTCCCCAATGTTTCTCCCACAACATGTTCGAAGCAATGCCTCAACCGAGACATCACTCCATTTTTGTGCTCAGTTGCTTTCCCACTCGACGTGAAAATAAGAAGGTGCAAGATGAAATTGCTAAATGGTGGAATCAGAGAGCTTATAAAGCTTAGCAACAAAGCTAGTGTGTGTTTCCTGCATCAAAGTTCTATTTGGTTTGAAGATGAGACCTCCAAGTTGTGTTACAAATGGTTAATGGCAGAACCTGCTCAGTGCATCTCTGGAAAGTTACAGTGTGATCACTACATGATATCAAAGCACAGAGCTTATGCTTTATGCATTCATGGGAAACTTCGTTGGCCACCACCTGTTTCGGTATGAAGTTCAGATCAGCATCAGTTCAACAAGTCTGCATACCTTTGGAGAGATAGCCTCATGTGCTAGTGCTACTCAGATTTGATCGTCAAGTTTAATTTGTCTAGATGTCTGCAAAGTATTTGCTTAGACGAGAAATGAGGTTGATAAGTTTCATCTTGATGTCAAGATTTTTGTAACGAGTCATTCAGATCATTTGACAACAGTAGCTCCTAATTCCATTTGGGGGAGTGAAGTCAAGATCTATACCATAATATGTATGCTGGACAGATTCAAGTGCAATGGTGCTATGGCTAATTCTTTCAGAGTGTTTGTTCTATCACCCTTTGCTCAGTCAAGGAACAGTGCACTGATTGTTTGGCCAGGTGATTTACAGCTGCTAGTTGAACTGAAGCAATGTGCAAATAAAAAGAACAAGAAGGTGCTGGATCTTGACCTCTACTACTTTGTATTTGCATATGGACTCCTACTGATGTGGCCCAGATTCATTTTGCACATGGCATGGTTGACCTGTTATTCAGATGATGTGGTTGTGCATTCAAATGATCAGATTGCTGGACCATTATTGAACGAAAGAGAGGTGTGGCTGAAGCACAATAGTCCCATGCTTCAATTGGCAAGCTCTGAAGTTTTACAAAGGAGTGTCAATGTCATCAGTGTGCTCCTAATAAAGCATCATGTGTCTACATGATTACTGTCTCAACCAAGTTGGCCCATTCAGTTTGGTAGTTGGGTGCATATTCAGTCAAGCAACTGACACGAAACTGGGGAAGCTTGTGATGGACTATTTGCTTGTTCAGTGGGTTACTGAAGCTGCATTTAATCAGGAGCTTGCATGCTCTAAACCAAATGATGATCTATTCAGGAGCAAGAACTTGGGTTTCACGGAAACACATCAAATTGACAAGATTCAGTCATGGAACGAAGAGCTTTTTCTTACACGAATTACTGGAAATTATAGTATGAGTGCCCATGCAATTTGGAAGAGCTCAGGAGATGCTTGTGTTCAACTATTTCATTTTATGGTTCGACAGCTCTGTTTATTGGCAATGGTGCAATCATTCAATGATACAAATGTGTCAAGCCAGATCAGCAGAAGGCGAAGCACTACTACCAATTTCGGGGCTGTTCGGCTGATTCAAAATCCGGCTGATTTCGGCTGATTTAATAGTAATATGTGAGAAGAAATAAGCCAAAACAAGCCGAAATAAGCCGGGAAAAGAGAAGCGAACAGGGTTCAGTGGGATCCCTCCGGTCGTTGCGGCTTGAGGGCAAGCCGCATTTCAAGCGGTGGGGAATGTCACGGACAAGCATCCTCATGAgtggctgctaggtgggccaGGCTACAGGAACGGGAGAAGCTACAAAAGGCAAAGGACCAGGACCCGTGAAGACCATCGAACAGAACCGCGACGAACTCGTCTTGCTCCTTAGGACTCGGATCCTCCTTGTATCTCCTGCTGTTCTTGAACCCTAGCTGATTCTTGCTATTCCCTACCCAATCTCTCCAATTCTTCTCCAGAATTGTACCCAGATTATCCAAGTATTCTTGTTATTGTGATTTGGAGGTCTAGGACCATAACAGGCGCCTTCGTATTACCATATAtaagtcaaaacgacctacattttaaaacggagggagtaatgaATACTGAATTGTATGTTGAAATTTTATCATGGCATACCCTAAAGTCTAATTATAGGTCCGCCATagtgcaggggcggcggcgcgagggaggaagggagggcgaaGCCAGGGCAAGTCGAGGCCTGGAGGAGGCAACCAGAGGGAGGAGTTCGATCAGTGGCCGGACTTCCGGCAGGGGACTGCTCTGGGCGGCCGGAAAATGATCGATTCCGACCGGGGGAGAGCCCGGTCCGTCTTGGTGATgcgcggcgggggtggaggaggcggtTGTGGGGAAGCTCATGGGAGAAATCGGCGAGTGGCGGCCAGAGGAGGCTGGAATCGCCGATGGCACAGACTCGGCTATGTTTGGcgtgaggaagaaggggagaaggaaagGGAAGGAGCGATGGAAAAGGAGATAAGGTGGCGAGGGCGAGTAGACGCGTCCGACGTAGGACGCCGGTGGCAGGCATCCAGCATGCCAGCAACGGCGGCTCAGCTTcaaggaagaaaaaaattgtTCTTGCTGCACATGTTCGATGCTGCTACTGCATGCAATTTAATTGTTCGATGAAATGCCTATTAAAACTGACTGCTACTTTTGCTACTGGGCTAGAATGTGCTAGCTTTGCATGGTGGATTGGTGGTGTAATTAGATGGTGTGGCCTTTGAACAACCAAGGTGTGTAATCCTAAAGAAGGAGAGGGCCTGACGGGAAAGAGAGGCGGCGGCTTCAAGCTGCAGCTAGCTGCGTTGTTGATAGCAGGCAGGTAAAAGTTGTGCAAGAATTTTATTTTCCTTCCATTAAGTTTGTAATAACCTCGATGGAAACAGATACTATTCTTTCGGGTAGGAGTGTGctagatttattttttttctctgccGTTGCAAGGCATGGACATATCTGCTATATTACCAAAACAATTAATGATTTATTGGTACATTAATCGGAGTCCTAATCGGAATCTGGATGACCGCAGGTGAGCGATAGGTCCGAAACCATTTAGAATTAGCATTTGACaagtaaaatagaaaaaaaattaagttaTCAACCAATGCATGCTATGCTATTATAAAATACTTATggtatataatatatatttttatattctaataattaatatatttatataggttttcgtagcaacgcacgggcatattTGTTAGTTAAATAAAAAGACATCAACATGTGTACCTTTGGCTGCTCGCCCCCAGTAAAGCTAAATCCAATTGAAGTCTGCCGGAAGATGCTGCCTTAATAAACACCCTTGGCGGCAAAACAGAAGGCCTCCACAGCCATTCCTCACGCCGGCAGCAACAGCTCTACCACGCTGGTCTCCACTGCCGACGTGGGCCTTGTGCTCATCACGACATCACTGCATCCCTGATTCCCGATTTGATTTCGTTTCCTTTGTCACTGCCTTTTTTTATAGACGTTCTTATGCGTTGACAGATAATAATCTTAAGAAAGATTATAATGCATAACCTATTCAATAGATTGTCTTTCAAATCATCTCGTAGTTACTCCATAATCTCTTAAATTGTGCATGCAAAAAATGAAAGTTATTAGTTGTGTAGTTGCAACAGCTCGTACATAGAGTGAGCTAATCCGGTGATCCTAAAGTTCAGCATTTGAGGTGGTTGCACGGTTGGCTTTCATAGAGTGAGCTAATCCGGTCGAGCTAGGTTCAGACAAGTTCCTTGATCCGGATGACTCCAGCCTCAACGACACTCTGTCTACCAATGGTTGATGGTTCTACTCTGTTCTGAATGCACGTGAGCAAAATTTATCTGATATATAGGAGGAGTTAGACGCACAACTAGTAAAAAACTTGGCAGATAGATAAACTTAGATGCATCATCTCTCTAATATTCATTTGGGTCTAATAATAACTTGACAAGTAGGTACGTAACTGCACATAAATGTGCGGCATCCATGGACATGTGTCCACGACCACACGAAAACCCCTTCACGATGGTGCATATCGCAGTGATTGTGTGTCGTACCCCACGCAGCGACTTGTTTGCAATTGTGTATCCATCCTCAAAATAACAATGCATTTAGGCGTTGTAGCATTAAATTTTCGGGACCTTCGTTTATGTAAAGAGAGGTGGCCTGGGATTGCAGGTAGCATGATTATTGactagagattttttttttgaacttgcGGTTCGGTGTATATTAATAAGAAGAAGAGAATTGACCTTGTTTATAGGTAAACCGAGCCCGAAAACTAcacaaaaaaactaaaaaactaACACTACAACACCATTAGCTAGCAACACCGACCGgctggattgggacatcaaccggGACACACTCAGACTTTGGCTAGTCGGATTGGGACATTGACACAAACTACAACGACATACACTATGtccggtcggattgggacatcgacacgaGCCACCAACCTTACACTCCGCCCgatcggattgggacatcgacacgaGCCATCACAACCTTCACTCCGCCCGGtcagattgggacatcgacccgAGCCACCGTGAACTCTACCcagtcggattgggacatcaaaaCGAGCCACCACAACACACACCACAACCCTAAACAAgaaaggaaggaaaaagaaaagaaagctcATTCGGAAGCCGCCAACGCCGAAGGAAGTCTCCAAGCCGGAAAAGCCAGAGATGCTCGACATCGCCTTCAGGAAGGAGATAACGGCATTGACGTCATCCCAACGAGGGATGGGTCTTCACCCGCATCGTCACCGCGGTGAAAGGACGGTCGGCGTCACCAGCCCACCACCATGGTGCTGCTGGCGAGCCTCCGCACGGCTGAGCCAACGACGCCATCATGGTGACGCCGGCATACGCCCAAGCAAAACCGATGTCGGTACACGCCACCATGGCGCCGCCTGCAACCACCAAGCCGCTCGCCCCCGGACACCATCGTCCACACCCCAGAGAAACACGGGagcagccgccgcagctcccCGCCACACGCCCAAGCGAAAGGCGTCACCGTGGCCGGCACTGCGGCGCACCCGCCAGGCCACaagccctgccgccgccgtgcccgatTGCGCCAGGGCACGCCCCGCTGTGCCATGCCGGCCACGCCGCCACCGAtgagccgccgcgcgccctaCTCGGCCGCGAGCACCGTCGCCGCGCCCCGCCATGCCGAGCACCAGGGGAAAATCCGGCAACTAGGGGCGCAGATCCGGCCGCATCGAGGCGGACCGGCCGCGAGCAGCCAAGGAAaagtcgccgccgccatggatagCCACCGAGAGAGGGCGAGGcggagggaaggagaggaaaAGGGAATGAGGGGGTGAGttggagccccgccgccgccttcctcgcGGCCAACCGGACTTCCGGTGGCCGCTTGGGTGGCGGCGAGACGGGGGAGCCGGACTTGGTGGGGGCGGCGGCTCTCGAGTAGGGTTCCGCCCGTGCCACCCCGGAAGGAGCGACGCGGGGGTCACGGGTTCGCATGTACAAGAAGATGATGATAGGTACTGCAACAGGATTAAGATAAGCATGGACGACATTTTCAGAAACCTCAACATGTTGGTTTAACCTCGAGCCGAGCCAAATCGTATGCCAgcatggtttttttttttgtccggaCATCACCCTTCTTGACGAGTGACGACTCACTTGCACTCGCCTATCGAGTTACAACACCCAAAGAAGCCACAAGCGAGATGATATATCTAAGTACACCCTGCTACCAAGTTTATATATTAATCATGTATTCAACTCGTATGGAATTATTTTTTAAAggaaaagtccggtttacaccctacaactatcgcaaaagtccgattttcaaccttcaactacgaaaccagaTAATATAggtcatccaactgtcaaaaccggacaaatttggcccctgggttggttttgaaggtggtttttcattgggtgagaattaaaaatattcaattttacactaaatttttttaaagtAATTCatttaagtcaaaaaattatgaaataggtatcaaaagttttctaaaaatgtaacctatctattgtcaTATGACCTGTGAGCtattcagatctaattttttatgttcataatatttggttgcttgcagttatgcctattatttttaataactaagattcaaatggagcaataatagatatattacatttttagaaacattttggtactagtttcatatttttctgatttaaagtgaattagttttgattttttttagatctaattagatttatttaattttttagaaaatgcaaaaccaccttcaaaaccaccccaagAGGCAAATTTGTtcggttttgatagttgaatGACCTATGTTGTCCAGTTTCGTAgatgaaggttgaaaatcagacttttgcgatagtttgagggtgaaaattggacttttctcttttttaattGCAGAATTAATCATATACAGTAGGTACAATTGTACCCTGGCAACTCCGCGACCCACCATGAGATTAATTTCTCCAATAAACACATGAGTTCACAACTTCACATACCCGCTCTATAAGAGGAAGTAGGCAGTATACAAATGCCACCTTCATAGTTTCCATTCACTACGGGAAACGGCCAGTTTGCTGTGTATCCaaacttttgccgtgtgcaaattttcgagcacacggcaaacggacCATTTGTCGTGTGTCGAGTAAAAAACACACGGTaaactgtttgccgtgtgcctagatctggggcacacgacaaacaacCCCCCACCCCAAcaacccacccacccacacacTTAACCGGCACCACCTCCCTACATCTCCTCCCTCAGAtccaccgccgcccctcctGGCCTCCACTCCTGCCTggtcgcctcccctcccctactcgcctctcctcccctcccctcccctctcctgccaggccgggcggcccctcctctgcctcccctcccctcccccctctgCTCGCCCACACCAGCGgcggggcgaggagcggcggcggcgtactgGGAGCGCCCCCTGCCGGCAGCGAGCTCCAGGCGCGGCTCGAGCTTCGGCAACGGCGGCGGACTGTGCGGCGCGAGCTCCGGCAGCGACGGCGGACGACGCGagctccggcagcggcggcggatggcgCAAAGTCCGGCAGCCCCCTCCCGGCGCGGCCCTCCCACGGTGCTgcagcccctgctcctcctctggcgcgcggccctctccctctcctctccagcCACCGGATCtgcggcccctgctcctcctccgccgcgcggctcctttcctctcctctcccgcAGTGGTCACCTCGCCGCGCACCcgtgcgccatggccgccgtcccgccgccgcgcaggggcTCGCGCAGgccgggggaggaagaagaagggaggaggCCGACATAGGGGCCCCACATGTAAGGATCCACATCACCGCACAGTCAACCTGCCACATCAGTTTCTAGGGTATGGCGTGGCTGAATTGGACCTAGatgacacacttgaatagattgtggacctataaatgcattttcgaagttcatggacctaaacagaacagaccaactagtttaaggaccgccagtgcattttactctacaTTCTACTATGAAGCAACATGCCTCATGGTCGGTTCACCCTATGTCGCATAGTCTGTCATAAGAGACTAACTGAATTGTCCATACTTATACCAAACAACAATGGTAATGGATAGTAGTCATAAGACAGAAATAGATGGAATATACTTGTCATATATGATGGGAATGAGAAGCACATGGGAAGAAGCAAGCGACTTTCCACTCTAATTAATTGGGCAGTGAATCTGACCAAGCACGTGAGAGTACATGTGGTTCTTGGATATCTCCTGTCCAAGGCGATGGCCGATGGGCAAGCATCGACCTTACTGCGGGAATGGAAGGCGTAGATTTCCAATTCTCGTAGGGTCAGGCAATGTTGGGTTGCATTCATCTCTTTTGGATGTAGATTATGTTGCCTGTCGATAATTTCAGTTCAGGTTCTGGTATCCGCAAGCTTGATATTTCTTTTAATAATTGGATGCAGCTGGCTGTCTTGAACCGAATTGGAGCACGCTAAAAGATTTATGTATAATAGTTGAAGATGCACGCTTACTGCAGTGTCTCAAATGATGAACGATTGCACTGACGCGTCACTCCAATATTCAGGGTGATGAAAATCTATCCACATTATGATGATTATGCACTGTATGGTTCCCTACCCACCTAGCCCTAAACAAAGTGAGCAAAGTCAGTCTTGACTCTTGAGCGAgaaggcttcaaacttcttGCTGTGGTAAGCACTGGGCTCACGGGATGAGCGCAACGCAAGGTAACGCTGGTGAGGTTCGAATGTTGCCACCGCTGCACCGGCAAAGCAGAGAGACTGATCTGATTATACAACCATTTTTTTTAATGGTACGAGCAAAATTATGATATCATACATTGTCGGCGTCCCGAccccgggggcctggatcccaactagtaaatgctgcgtgtttcctcgtcccagatgatgatgcaagaggcaataacagtaacgcacggtttatcctggttccggccgcggggccgtacgtccagcaaagggggtgtgcgagggcactgtattatcttgcacccggggtgcttgtagtaggggatacaagcgaggcgagagagggaggaaagctcccaagtctctgctagaagtggagtcggttgagatgagtgctcagtagtgctgagagttctctgaGGGAAAATCAGAGAGCCTGCTTCCAACCTTGGATTGGAGAGATCGGATCCGCCCCGCAAGAGGAAGCccaccctctccttttatagttgtaaggaggggcggtgtacatgagtgtaggggcgcggaagtcgtcgtttttccctgaatcgcgggtacagtggtcgaatactgtagggagtgtactgtgggaaggcggcgcacgtCGCTGTcatcctggatttcgtccttggtcccgtggagatggcggcggccgtcttGCAGTGTCCCAGCGGTAttaatggcgtgggacggtcccgaaccccctggtcggggtgcgggcgtgcacatTAGTAGGTCCGGGAGCGCGTGGAAGTCCTGGACCCCACAAGAGGGCGGTCCAGGGCCCCGCCCGCGCATGCAgagtgcccctctcggaagggcacgtgacatcaccagaccccttccccaggGGGAGGTGCAttcggatggttgatgtcggcggaatagtaacgggggcggcgccaacttgtcttgtgCCGTGTTGAATGCTCCACAGTGCTACTACAGCGactggggtggcagagcggtgaccggggtcaatggtcgggacgccggtcacatccactacgggagtggcagtctgacgccgcccttcctttgagccgtggcggagtggctggcctttaatgccttcgtacggtgGTTGGTTGggcggcagggccgtttgtcccttgtgccgagagatggcctcgagcgaggcggagattggccacccgctcgagggcaggtccgctgtccccgagcgaggcggagattggccacccgctcgagggcaggtccgctgtcctcgagcgaggcggagatgcgatCGCGCGgccgagggtcccgaggggagccctcgagcgaggcggagatgagtgacccgcccgagggtagatccgctaccctcgagcgaggcggagattgttcggtgggcctgagaggggtgcgaatgggccacatgctgggcttctttgagtcctttcctttcttccggatttggaaggaggccgggggccttcgtgggcccagttgccttaacatgtgtttgtgtttttgaaagTGATCTTAGTACtacaattagggtgtccctaattgtggcacccgacagtagcccccgaggctttggttgaATCATGGGATTCGTCCAAAGGGTAATTCGGTGATTTTTCTCTTTGACGTGTTTAGTCAAAGTCGTGCACCTACTgggcgcgcctgagcgcgggccCGGTGGGTGTGACAACACACTGGTCGGGATAGTACGCCCGTGGTGTACTTCGAGTtccgcgcctctttgtttgtttgtgtaaaggacaagacgtgtccgcgcgctgaggggggccagggcgacggtagcacccgctgcttggcagctggtacTCTTATCGCGCCGTCCCAtacgtagggccttggccccggcgttcctggttgttttgcggcgcgccgttcgagggcagccggccagagccgatgctgcaccgcttagcgtccagtGGCTCTGcttcgctttatttcgttcggtcgtatctcggcgcggtgaccgagGATAGCCTTTTGCCCGTGGAGTGCCGTGTCGTCACGGGCGACACAAGCC from Panicum virgatum strain AP13 chromosome 9K, P.virgatum_v5, whole genome shotgun sequence encodes:
- the LOC120651599 gene encoding ribonucleoside-diphosphate reductase small chain-like — translated: MPGLSFSNELIFHDKGVHCDFTFLLYDLLRSKQDEARVREIVADVVDIEREFVCDALPVALVGMNGALMNRYTKFITVRVLIALWVQKLRSPMFLPQHVRSNASTETSLHFCAQLLSHST